GAGCTGTttgcatctctgctgctgcatccctggggtATTCCCAGGAGCCCGGAATAGAGAGGGGGgccctgtgggtgtgtgtgtcgTCGTCGTCCCCCCGGATGCCTGCCTGAGCATCCATCAAACCACCCTGAACACAGAGCTGGGCAACCACAGCGCCATTAACATTATTCCTTTTCTATCAAATAATTTAGTTAAAACAAGCGAAACAAATGCGATGTTTTTCCGCAGGCAGAGAGGCAGCGCCGAGCCGGCCCCGGCACAGCCACCTCCGATGCAAAGCACAAAGCACAGGGCTCTTATTGAAGGTATTTTCTCTCGGCATGTGCTGGGCAAACCAGTGGGTTGACTAGGACATCTCGTGGTACCGCCGCAGCAGCAtccattaataataataataataataataataataataataataataataataataataataataataatattcgCGGGGGAAAGCAGCCAAGTGGGTGCGAGTTTTGCACATCTCTATGTGCAGACACCGCCCTGCATGCTTTTGGTTGATGCCATAGGTCTGTGGACAAATTCGAAGCACAAAATAACTCTCTGTtgttaaagggttttttttctttgtttgttggttttttggttttttttttactctggaAATTCAAAGATACTGTTGTATCTGCTGCAGTGGCGTGCCTGTCGAAATTAAGCTGTGTTGCTGTCTTTACGAATGAGAAAGCTCCTCTACACGCACACGCTTCtttacataaataattttataaaaacgATGTTCATaaacatgtatatatatttataaaataaatcagaaagatTTACTTCTTCGTGCCACCAAACGCATCTCCTCTGGGGGCCGATGCTGTGCAGGCTGCCAGCGGCTTTCACATCGCTGTGGGACGGGTTTAACAAATGAAATGTGGAAAGTGTGGCCAGTGCCGACCTGCAGCCATGAggctgggggtgtgtgtggggagaaGCAACGCATCAAGGTGTTTTCAGagcaagaaggagaaaagggaactATGGAAGCTGTAGATAcatttgttgtttattttttttagtttattccAGTGTTTCTAATGAGGCACAGGCTTAAATTCCAGCAATAACTATGGTCTGAAGGGCGCTGGGGTTGTAACTATCTAACCTGCTGAGTTATAAAATCAGCTGCCTTCACTTGGTCACCTGACAGTGCCCCAcggtattttaaaataaggtcGTATCAATACAGTTTtctattttgctcttttctcccttccttctgccccatttctttccttttcctccctcctttcatattttttcctcctttttgtcCTCCATTCTTCTAAtgtctttcctttctgtttcgttttttccctctccactctcttttctgttttttcctttctttcccagtttttcctcctcctttctttcctggtttccctctccccttttctttcctattttttccccttcttttctgtCCTGTTCCTCTGCCCCCTCTTTCCTctatttccccccttttccacttcacctcctttttttcatgttcccccctctttcctccccctttttaaattttcctccCTATCCCGATTTTGTTCCTTtcaccttctttctttttttcctttttccttttttcctttttttcctttcttctttctcccctcttttcctcctccccttcttttctcttttctccttttccgtttttctttttccttttttctcttctttcctcttttttcttttctcctttctcttctctcttctctcttctctcttctctcttctctcttctctcttctctcttctcttctcttctcttctcttctcttctcttctcttctcttctcttctctctcttttctctttcctcttttctctttttcccccctcttttatttttcttttttttttttcttttttctttttaagtttttccctttcctcccatttttaaatttttttcccccctctattttttcccctcctcctgttcTTCTCTTCCTGGTAGCACCCAGGCCAGGGTACTACCTGTTACTACTTGCACCATCCATTCACTGCTGGGTGGTGCAAGGAGAGCTCTTTGTCCCTCACCCCTCACATCCCGGCCATGCCCAGACACTGGGAGAGGGGGCTCCTTTTGTGGCAGGTCAGTGAAGGTGTCCCCAGCTCGGTCCCTCCTGAGCCTCTGCATCACTTCAAACAgcataaaaaccaaaccaaaatcacCCCACCCCCTCTATGtagaggcaggagagggggcCCCTTACACATAAACATTTATCCTGGTCTTACGCCCCTGTGGGTTTGCTGTTTGGGGGCtgctttgttctgtatttttttccccctccctaaAAATCAATCATCTTTGGTGGGCTCCTGTCAGTGTGATGTGCCTGGCTTTTACCTGTGGTCTGTCCCAGCACCTCCTGTTCCTGCTGAGCTGTAGGCAGGCACAGAGGGAGATGGAAGCTCCGGAGCTCCAGGCAGGAATTGGATAGGAGGCTGGATGACATTTGGTATACATATGGTTTTAGAAAAAACACCCCCTCCCTAGGCAGGTGTTGTGGGGGATACTGGGTGGAGCTGGACTCATGATCTGTGCTTGCCACCACCAtactccagcctggccttgctTCAGCCAATGTTTTCCAGCCACTTCCAGCGTTAGGGatggggggggaaggggtgtCTGTTACACCCTGGTTGGGTGGGGGAAAGCAGGCAGAAACCTGCTGCCCCTGGAGGTGCAAAGTCACCCCATGCCCTGGAACTGCAGGGGCTGATAGGGCCAGTGTGGCTGGCATGGGGTCCTTGGGCTGCAGCAAGAGTGGAGGGGAAGAGACGTTTGCTCGTGTTGAAAAAGCTTCTGCGGGTGGGGTGGAGGTGGTGGATGTCTTGGACCCCCCAAAGTCACAGCTGGGACACAACAGGTGAACCTCTGGGTCAGCCTGACTCTTGGGGTGTGGAGGTGGCCACGGAGACCAACAAGCTGTGTCCCTGCTCAGGGGTTGCAGGATACTATCCCTCAAGGATGAGAGGAATCGGGTGGCAGTGAGCAGGCGGTGGCCCGAAAAATGGGGTGCAGAAGGGAATAGCATCTCCTGCCCGTGTCTGTGCACAGGGGAGGGCAGCGGGACTATGGGCTTTGCTGTCCCAGCGGTTTTTGACAGAAGTTGAGCAGGGAGATGTGCCAGGACACCAGCGGTGGCATCTCATCATCCCGTCAGGCACCGGCAGGTGCCAGCGTggggctctgccagcaccctggggaccGCAGTGGCTGATGCTGCTCTTGTCTCCATCTCTCTCCCACCCTCCCAGAGATCCCCCAGTGCGCTGGCTGCAACCAGCACATCCTGGACAAGTTCATCCTCAAGGTCCTGGACCGCcactggcacagctcctgcctcaAGTGTGCCGACTGCCAGATGCAGCTGGCCGACCGCTGCTTCTCCCGGGCCGGCAGCGTCTACTGCAAGGAGGACTTCTTCAAGTAAGTACCCCTCGGGGGCACGGATCCTTCCCGAAACCAGTCTTTCCCTGCCCTTGAAGCAGACACACAGCCTATTTTTAAGTGTAATTTCTCCAAAATAATCACTGATACTTCTTGCTGTTGCCGTGGAAATAAATGTCGGCACTTTGAAGCTGCCACGCACGGGATGGATGCTGTTTGTTGGGATTTAAGCTTCTGAAAACCCCAAATTCCCCCTGGTGCTTCCGTCCCTCCCATGTGCTGGTTTCCAAGCCCGTGGGCCGGTGAGCTGAGGTGGTTCGGCAGCGGCCGAGCTCTGCTCGGAGCTAGAGGGCAGGAGAAACCCGCACAAGCAGCGGCAGCGCCTCCTCCTCCCGAGCGCCCCGGGGTTTGCTGATGCCGTTTCTCTCCCTTCGTATTTTCAcggttttgttttgttatgttttttttcctccccgCAGTGTGAAAGCTTCACTCACTTGTTTTCATTGGCAGCTGCCTCTGAGCTGTGCAATGTTCCGGCCTCAGCATTTCACCAAACAGGACACCccatttcatattaaaaatggACATTTCAGAAGGGATGCTCTCGTCCCTGGCTGCTGGTGAAATCTGGGATGGCAGAGGGTGTTGCAGTGGGGCTGGTGAATGCCTGTGAAGACTAAGGGGATGCTGCTTTACAACCcctgtggggaggagggacGGATCCTGGCCAGCAGGTGCCTTTTTGCAGGCGCAGATGATGAGATTTGGCTGAAAAGGAACTGCCACACTTCAGGGACCGGGGCTGCTTCCCTGTGCCGTAATCCTTGGCCATGCCAAATCTCCCCATTCCTGCTCACTGCCGTCTGGCTAAACCAACCCATGGCGATTACACCCCATGCTAATCCCCAGGCAGGACTTTCCCTGCCAGCCCATCCCCAAGCTCTCAGGCCTCCCACACATCCTGTGTCGCAGCAGGGCACAAAATACAGCttgaatttcttcttcttctcacTCGGGAAGCGTCCAACAgtcaaagcagcagccacagcctgggCAATAACACTTCACTTCTGATATTTTCCAGCCTATTAATCTCCAAGTCGTTTAAATAGTAGCCCGAAAGGTGCGGGTAATCAATGTTAATTAGAGTTGAAAGATCAGCGACTTTCTTAGATGAGGTCCTGCCTAGATTATTTTGGTGCCAATCAATAGCATCTTGGAGCTCACTCAGGCTCTCTCCTCACCTTTGTTTCAACTGCTCATTGATTTGGGGGCAGGCAACCTGTGGAGGAAGCGAGGGGCCCTGCAGAGCTAGGTTTGCAATTCAGGAGCCACTTCtgaaaagtcagatttttttgtttttggctttatttttcctctcctctaaATCACAGGTCTTGATTCCCTCTGTTCTGTTTCTGGCCATCTCCAGGTGGTGTGGGAATACCCCAGAGTGCTGGAAATGGGTGTTAAAATGGTTTTGGTAGTTTGGTCattttgttgggggttttttggttggtttgttggtggtttttttaggttttgtttgtttgcttgcttcttgcttgggttttttggctgcttggtgtggatttttttgtttatttgttttttttgggtttttttgtttttcagggtttttttgtttgtttgtttgttttggttttggttttggtttttgttttggttttgtttgtttgtttgtttgttttcctggcagGATGGGGCTGCAGAGGGTGCACCATCTCAGCCTTGGGCACAGAAAAGTGTTGGCTGTCTGTGTGACCTACCCCTCCCTCTGCACAACCCTCCACCCCTTCATCTCTGGCTCCATCTCTCcattccctccctgcctccctccttctctctcctatCCGTCCACCTCCCATTccattccctccctccctgcctcctaCCCTCCCTACCCTCTCTCCCAGCTGACTCCTGGAGAGCTGAGTTCtccccagcagatgtctggggACTCTCCCTTTAGGATAGAAGGCcagaaaatggaataaaaaaagatttcccttttctcctttgggAAGCTTCCCAACACTGCCTCGGAACACTGCCGAAATTTCACCATTGCTACTCATGTCCGTTCCTGGGTGACACCTGCATGACAGCTTCAGGGACCCAGCTTTAGGGGCCATACCCTGTTATGGGCAGCTGAGGGTCTCAGGAGGGTAATTTTGCATGTTTGTGAGGTGGAGAATGTTCATCCCTTGAGGCGGCAGCAAGAGGTGCCCAGGGTGGCTGTACCCTCTGGGGCACCCCCCAGTGTCACCATCTGCCCCTTGTGGCCTTGGGGCTGGAGGCTGGAAGGCTCCAGGGTTCTTCTGGGCTGCATCCTTAGAAGTGTAAGGGGCTGTTTAAATTATGGGAGATGGATTTATCCTGAGAGCTTTGCTGCAAGGGCCAGATGGCTCCATAGGGTCCTGGCACCCTGCTGCTGGGTTGCTTAGGAGTGCTGAGGGGGCACCCAGCAGAGCCCTTGCAGTGGAAGTTGGTTCCACGTCAGTCCCACAGCCTGTGGCATCTACCACTGGGAGCACTAGTGGGATGTCCTGCTTATTCCTTCCAGCCTGCACTGCCACTGCCTCGTGGCATGTGTGATCCTTGTGCCATTAATTCTCTTGCCACTGGGTGTTGTCCAGATGACAGCCTCTGTGTCCACTCGGGTTGTcacagcctgggctgcatccaCACAGTCTCAGCCAGCCCGTGGGTGCACACGGAGACACGGGTAACCCCGAGAGCCTGTGAGCTGTGGGGGATGCTGGGTGAGAGACCTGTGTGCCTTGCATGCTCCTTGCACATGTCCTACATGTTCTTTGTGTTTGCCTTGCAAGCTCCTTATGCACTTGTTGCACTGTTCTTACATGTTCCTTGCAAGCCCCTTGCATGCTCCTTCAACACACCATGCACCATGCTTGTATATTCCACACTTCTCGCATGCTCCTTGCACACTTTTTGCCTCCTTCTTGCACACTCCTTTCACACTTCTTGACCCATTTTTTTGTGTTCATTGCATGCTGCTTCCACACTTCTTGCATGGGCCTTGCATGCTCCTTACAACCGTGCTGGCAGGCTTGCTTGGGCTTGGGCTCATGCCTACCCCAAGCTGGCCCACCCAACATACCCTTCAGGCTGTCATTAGGGTATTAGAGCCCCATCATTCTGAATTAATCTGGGATTCATCACGCTAGTGGGGTGgtgcaattaatttatttggtaTTAATATGGATGAAATATGTACTGTCCTTCCAGGGGAAAATCATCCAGCCTATAAGCATTAGTTAAAAGAACCATTAAAATCAAACCTTCCTCAGTTCCATTAGTCCTCTCTTTCAGACTGAAGAAGATGAAGCCCTGTGGTGTGAAGTGTCACCTGTAATTAGGTTGATTGCTGGTTGAAACCCTGCCCTGTCTCCTGGTCCACCCCCATCTCCTCCAAAGCCCACCTTGCTTTGGGAGGGGGGAAGACTTAGGGTCACCCGCTTCTCCTTGCAGGCGTTTTGGGACCAAATGCACGGCATGCCAGCAGGGAATCCCCCCGACCCAGGTGGTCCGCAAAGCCCAGGATTTCGTTTACCACCTCCACTGCTTTGCCTGCATCATCTGCAGCCGGCAGCTGGCCACTGGGGACGAGTTCTACCTGATGGAGGATGGGCGGCTGGTCTGCAAGGAGGACTATGAGACGGCCAAGCAGAACGGTAGGCATCCCAAAAAGGGGCTGCGAAGGGGGATGTCACCCCGAGGGATGGCCATGGGTGGTGTCACCTCCGGAGAGAGGTCACTGTGGGGCAGCTGGTTTCGGTGAACTTTGTCCCCCTGCCGTGGGCTACTGGTTTGGGGTTGCTCACTCTGCTGAGGTCGGGGCTGGCTCCGGCTCCTTCTCTTGCAGACGACTCTGAGGCGGGCGCTAAGCGGCCCCGCACCACCATCACGGCCAAGCAGCTGGAGACGCTGAAGAACGCCTACAAAAACTCCCCCAAGCCCGCCCGACACGTGCGGGAGCAGCTCTCCTCTGAGACCGGGCTCGACATGCGGGTGGTGCAGGTAAGGCCATGCAAATGCCCCTCTCCACCCTGCCCCTGGAGGAGGGGGACCCCTGGGGCACAGGGGTGTCAGGATCCTGGGTTACAGGGGCTGCAGGAGTGATGGGTTGCAGTGGGTACAGAGATGCCAGGGATATTGGTGTGTCATGGGTGCAAGGCAGCTGGGTTGCAGGGTGCATGGGACCTGAattgcagggtgctggggtgcatGGGTTAGGGCTGTATCTGTACTGGGCTGGGTTGCTGGACTGCAGAGTTGCAGGGCAGGAGTACCGGTGTACCAGGCTGCTGGCCTGATGGGTGCCTGAAGTGCCTGGGTGTTGGGGTGCCAGGCTGCTGTCatgtggggctgcagggtgctgggtggcAGGGGCACAGGGGCGCGGTGTGCTGGGGTGTAAGGGGTGCCAGGATGTTGTCTTTCAGGGTTGCTGGTGTGCTGGGCGGCAGAGGTGCTGGCATGCAGGGGTGCCCCATCCATGTCTTCATCTCTCCCCAGGTGTGGTTCCAGAACCGCCGGGCCAAGGAGAAGCGGCTGAAGAAGGACGCGGGGCGGCATCGCTGGGGGCAGTTCTACAAGAGCGTCAAGCGGAGCCGCGGGGGGAGCAAACTGGAGAAGGAGAGCTCGGCCGAAGACTGCGGCGTCAGCGACAGCGAGCTCAGCTTCCGAGGTGAGGAGGGGACCGTCGCGAGGCCGGGGTCTGGGGGTATTCCCCCTGTGCTGACCTCCCCGCTCTgctctcccccttctccctaGCAGATGACCAGATCCTCTCCGACCTCGGCCACACCAACAGGGTTTACGGCACGGTGGGGGACGTGGCGGGCGGACAGTTGCTGAACGGCAGCTTCTCCATGGAGGGAACAGGACAGTCATACCAGGACTTGCGGGACGGCAGCCCCTACGGCCTCCCCCAGTCGCCCTCATCCATCTCTTCCCTGCCGGCCCACCCCCCTTTGCTCAACGGGCTGGACTACGCCATGGAcggcagcctggggctggtggcCCACGGGGGGCAGGGGGTGAGTCAGACGCTGCGGGCCATGGCTGGGGGGGGACCCACCTCCGACATCTCCACGGGGAGCAGCGTCGGGTACCCAGACTTTCCCACCAGCCCGGCCTCTTGGCTGGACGACATGGATCACCCCCCTTTCTAAGCGACGCTTGCCCCCGCCCTGACCCCCCCCCCTCGTTCCCCCTCGCCTCAGCCCACAAGCGCAGCACCGGGGTCACCCACCGGCAGTTGATCCTCCCAGGATTTCCGATGGGAATCGGTCCCGGAGGGCTGGAGGGAGGCACGGGGCGGGGGGGGCAAGTGGTGGCATCGGGGGTGGCTGTGCCCGGGGTGGGGGGCACGGATGCCTTTGGGTGTAAGCACAAGAGCGGCGTCGGGGCACGGGATGCTGGGCGAGGACCCTTGCgcagggctgggacagggcGGGGTGACAGCgacagcaggagggaaggacaATCAGGGATGGCAGCGCCTGTCCCGGCCCCCGCGCCAGCCCCGCACCGCTCCTGCCGAGCACCGCTAttttcaagaattatttttcgATACGGAGTTAAAACGCTACTCGGCGCTGCCCGGAGCCTCAGCGGAAAGAAAAGTCTATATTGTAgaagggtttattttattgtggCCGGGGCCATTGCCCGCTGCCTGGGGACCGCTTTGCCCTCGCCGGGTGCGGTGGGAGCGGAGCTGTCGCACGAGTGGCTGCAGGGATTTATATCCGGGGGTGCAGGAGGGCTTGCAGGGCATTGCTGCGGGTTTGGCCTCGGTCGTGCAGTGgggaggaattaaaaaagaaaaaaaagccaaactaaGCCTGCAGCCTGAGGTGAGTGATGGCCAAGCTGGGCTGTGGTGAGGCCGgccagggtgctgggggctggcaTATGGAAAGAAACACCCACAAGTGCTGGGGAAAGGTGAGTGGGAGAAATGGGAAGCGTTTACTCTGAAAGGGTTGAAAAACTTCCCCAAAaaccaaaggggaaaaagggcATTTCGTCAGGTGAAGAAGCACCTGCTTGCTGGGGAccagggaggatgggggggaAGACCCTTGGCATTGGCCACTCATCTCCAGCACTAGGGGACTGAGGATGGGTGCAGGCAGTTGGGGAGGATCAGGATGGTTTTGGGACAGCCTGTGAGCCCCGTGGGGTCTGCTCCTGGCCAGGCCCACCCAGCACCAGCCCCCATCTCAaaccccacatctccaggcttGTGCCAGCCATCTGCCCGTCTTCCCCCTGCAAAGCCTGCAGAGGCTTCAAaagcaaaagggagaaaaattaaaataaaaaaaaacccacaaaagaaaGCACATCACTGGTatgtccctgtccctccttgtccccccctcccccccagtaCACTGGTGCTTCAGGAATTGCCCCAGTTGCACTCACAtactccccaccaccaccttggGTGCTGCTTTGTGCCAAGCCCTGGGGGTggctggcagggaggtggggaacGGGATGTTCTCCATCCCCTTTTGACAAGGCCAAATGCCTCCTCCCTTTGCTCTGTAAATTTTGTACAGTTCCAGAAAGTGAGAGTCTTgtttcctggggaaaaggaaaaaaaaaaaccaccacaaaaaggtaataataaaaataaaattcacagaaTGAAACCTTATTTATTGCCATGTCTTTGGGGAAGGAGtgccctcccccctccccaaacttCCCTGAATTAGGGCCCAGGGCGTTGCTTTTGTACCCTGCCTTCTGTGCGTCGGCATGAGATGTGTATGGTCACCCCCTCCTCCTGGGGGAAGGCGATGTCAAATAAACTCGGGATGCCTGTTAGCACCTGCTGCCTTTGGGAATTTCTTCCTCTACTTTCTCACTGTCATCTATTTGGAGTTGGGATCTCCTGAGTCTTCTCCaggtggaggagctgggatCCCCAGATGGGGACAAGTAACAATGGTCATCATGCCCTGTCAGGTATTTTttgggggatggggatgggggtgggtTTGGGGTGGGCATTTCCACTCCTGCTGCATGACACCCTAAGATGCCATCACCATCACCCATCTGTGCCATCTCAGCACTTGCTAGGCAAAGGTGAGATGGAAAAGCCACGCCAAGGGGTGGGGGCAAGCCCCTCTGTGGGCACTGGTGCATTggcttttcctgtgttttaatcattttaacatttaatg
The sequence above is drawn from the Calypte anna isolate BGI_N300 chromosome 8, bCalAnn1_v1.p, whole genome shotgun sequence genome and encodes:
- the LHX4 gene encoding LIM/homeobox protein Lhx4, giving the protein MMQSSALAAEGAVKGLPEILGVPVQQIPQCAGCNQHILDKFILKVLDRHWHSSCLKCADCQMQLADRCFSRAGSVYCKEDFFKRFGTKCTACQQGIPPTQVVRKAQDFVYHLHCFACIICSRQLATGDEFYLMEDGRLVCKEDYETAKQNDDSEAGAKRPRTTITAKQLETLKNAYKNSPKPARHVREQLSSETGLDMRVVQVWFQNRRAKEKRLKKDAGRHRWGQFYKSVKRSRGGSKLEKESSAEDCGVSDSELSFRDDQILSDLGHTNRVYGTVGDVAGGQLLNGSFSMEGTGQSYQDLRDGSPYGLPQSPSSISSLPAHPPLLNGLDYAMDGSLGLVAHGGQGVSQTLRAMAGGGPTSDISTGSSVGYPDFPTSPASWLDDMDHPPF